In Aphelocoma coerulescens isolate FSJ_1873_10779 chromosome 13, UR_Acoe_1.0, whole genome shotgun sequence, the following are encoded in one genomic region:
- the SLC34A1 gene encoding sodium-dependent phosphate transport protein 2A, whose translation MLPYRTESPVLPGRCPVRGGRVVHGPQFAYCPSPQALHRLPAAHTCPFTVSAVPCPDHGFPCPGSPGRLREGRERYELDALSWQGHRLGLDELQKPELGCWARVQSFCVSLLKVPLMFGFLYLFVCSLDVLSSAFQLAGGKVAGDIFKDNAILSNPVAGLVVGILVTVLVQSSSTSTSIIVSMVSSGLLEVRSAIPIIMGSNIGTSVTNTIVALMQAGDRSEFKRAFAGATVHDCFNWLSVLVLLPLEVVSGYLHHVTRLVVATFNIRSGKDAPDLLKIITEPFTKLIIQLDKSVITGIATGDESLRNRSLIRVWCGPASPQMATVGLGPPPNCTSPGHCSSKGIEVLHNITRQKCKHLFTDTPLPDLAVGLVLLAGSLVVLCTCLILLVKLLNSLLKGQVAKAIQKVINTDLPHPLSWLTGYFAMVVGAGMTFVVQSSSVFTSAITPLIGLGVISIERAYPLTLGSNIGTTTTAILAALASPGDKLASSFQIALCHFFFNISGILLWYPLPFTRLPIRMAKALGERTAKYRWFAVLYLIICFLLLPSLIFGISMAGWRALVGVGAPFLGLLFFVGLVNALQAHSPGRLPKWLQTWDFLPAWMHSLQPLDRVITQATLCCTDRCRSAEGWEEHEGSPRDKARLGLDNPALSYPEEMPSPTIRVGSPRPLPHGATRL comes from the exons ATGCTGCCCTACCGGACGGAGAGCCCGGTCCTGCCCGGTCGCTGCCCAGTGCGGGGAGGAAGGGTGGTGCACGGGCCACAGTTTGCCTACTGCCCCAGCCCCCAAG ctctgcaccggctgccggctgcccacACCTGCCCCTTCACTGTCAGTGCTGTGCCTTGCCCTGACCATGGCTTCCCCTGCCCCGGCTCCCCGGGGCGCCTGCGTGAGGGCCGGGAGCGCTACGAGCTGGATGCACTGTCCTGGCAGGGGCACCGCCTGGGCTTGGATGAGCTGCAGAAGCCAG AGCTCGGGTGCTGGGCCAGGGTCCAGTCCTTCTGTGTCTCCCTTCTAAAGGTGCCCCTGATGTTTGGGTTCCTGTACCTCTTCGTGTGCTCTCTGGACGTGCTCAGCTCTGCCTTCCAGCTGGCTGGAG GAAAGGTGGCGGGGGACATCTTCAAGGACAACGCCATCCTCTCCAATCCAGTGGCTGGGTTGGTGGTGGGCATCCTGGTGACCGTGCTGGTGCAGAgctcctccacctccacctccaTCATCGTCAGCATGGTCTCCTCAGGGT TGCTGGAGGTGCGCTCTGCCATCCCCATCATCATGGGCTCCAACATCGGCACCTCGGTCACCAACACCATCGTGGCCCTCATGCAGGCTGGTGACCGCAGTGAGTTCAAACG agcCTTCGCCGGTGCCACGGTGCACGACTGCTTCAACTGGCTGtcggtgctggtgctgctgccactgGAGGTGGTGAGTGGGTACCTGCACCACGTCACCCGCCTGGTCGTGGCCACCTTCAACATCCGCAGCGGGAAGGATGCCCCCGACCTGCTGAAGATCATCACAGAGCCCTTCACCAAGCTCATCATCCAG CTGGACAAGTCTGTGATCACGGGCATCGCAACAGGGGACGAGAGCCTGCGCAACCGGAGCCTCATCCGCGTCTGGTGTGGCCCTGCATCCCCACAG ATGGCCACTGTGGGACTTGGGCCCCCCCCAAACTGCACATCCCCCGGCCACTGCAGCAGTAAGGGCATCGAGGTCCTCCACAACATCACCAGGCAGAAGT GCAAGCACCTCTTCACCGACACACCACTGCCCGacctggctgtggggctggtgctgctggccgGGTCCCTCGTCGTGCTCTGCACCTGCCTCATCCTCCTGGTCAAACTCCTCAACTCCCTGCTCAAGGGGCAGGTGGCCAAAGCCATCCAGAAGGTCATCAACACGG ACCTCCCACACCCGCTCAGCTGGCTCACGGGGTACTTTGCCATGGTGGTGGGTGCTGGGATGACCTTCgtggtgcagagcagctctgtcttCACCTCGGCCATCACACCCCTGATCG GCCTGGGGGTGATCAGCATTGAGCGTGCCTACCCACTGACCCTGGGCTCAAACATTggcaccaccaccactgccatCCTGGCTGCCCTGGCCAGCCCGGGGGACAAGCTGGCCAGCTCCTTCCAG ATTGCTCTGTGCCACTTCTTCTTCAACATCTCGGGCATCCTGCTGTGGTACCCGCTGCCCTTCACCCGCCTGCCCATCCGCATGGCCAAGGCGCTGGGCGAGCGCACGGCCAAGTACCGCTGGTTTGCCGTGCTGTACCTCATCAtctgcttcctcctgctgccctccctcaTCTTCGGCATCTCCATGGCGGGCTGGCGGGCGCTGGTGGGGGTGGGCGCGCCCTTCCTCGGCCTCCTCTTCTTCGTGGGGCTGGTGAACGCGCTGCAGGCGCACAGCCCCGGCCGCCTGCCCAAGTGGCTGCAGACCTGGGACTTCCTCCCCGCCTGGATGcactccctgcagcccctcgACCGCGTCATCACCCAGGCCACCCTGTGCTGCACTGACCGCTGCCGCAGCGCCGAGGGCTGGGAGGAGCACGAGGGCTCTCCCCGCgacaaggccaggctggggctggacaACCCCGCCCTCTCCTACCCCGAGGAGATGCCCAGCCCCACCATCCGGGTGGGCTCCCCTCGCCCGCTCCCTCACGGTGCCACACGGCTCTAG